A window from Cellulomonas sp. C5510 encodes these proteins:
- the dusB gene encoding tRNA dihydrouridine synthase DusB, translating to MTAVPVAPAAPATDRPVLPPLRIGPLSVDTPVVLAPMAGVTNAAFRRLCRESGAGLYVAEMVTSRALVERGEESMRIISHAPDERPRSVQVYGVDPATVGAAVHLIASEDRADHVDLNFGCPVPKVTRRGGGSALPWKRGLFESILRAAVDAARPYGVPVTVKMRKGIDDDHLTYLEAGLVAQDLGVAAVALHARTAEQYYSGTADWEAIARLKETVTDIPVLGNGDIWSAEDALEMVRRTGCDGVVVGRGCQGRPWLFADLAAAFAGAPERIRPGARYVAQVIRRHAELMVEHFGDEGKALRELRKHMAWYWKGYVVGGEQRAALGLVSSLAELDDRLAALDLDQPYPGEAAEGQRGRAGTPKRPHLPDGWLDSRELSEEFRRALHEAELSVSGG from the coding sequence ATGACCGCTGTTCCCGTCGCCCCGGCCGCGCCCGCGACCGACCGCCCCGTGCTGCCCCCGCTGCGCATCGGGCCGCTGTCGGTCGACACCCCCGTGGTGCTCGCCCCGATGGCGGGCGTCACGAACGCGGCGTTCCGGCGGCTGTGCCGGGAGTCGGGCGCGGGGTTGTACGTCGCGGAGATGGTGACGTCGCGCGCGCTGGTCGAGCGCGGCGAGGAGTCGATGCGCATCATCTCGCACGCCCCGGACGAGCGACCGCGCTCCGTGCAGGTGTACGGCGTCGACCCCGCGACCGTCGGTGCGGCGGTGCACCTCATCGCGTCGGAGGACCGCGCCGACCACGTGGACCTCAACTTCGGGTGCCCGGTGCCGAAGGTCACGCGGCGTGGCGGCGGGTCGGCCCTGCCGTGGAAGCGAGGGCTGTTCGAGTCGATCCTGCGCGCCGCCGTCGACGCGGCCCGCCCCTACGGCGTCCCGGTGACCGTGAAGATGCGCAAGGGCATCGACGACGACCACCTGACGTACCTGGAGGCCGGCCTGGTCGCCCAGGACCTCGGCGTGGCGGCCGTGGCGCTGCACGCGCGCACGGCCGAGCAGTACTACTCCGGCACCGCGGACTGGGAGGCGATCGCCCGCCTCAAGGAGACCGTGACCGACATCCCGGTGCTCGGCAACGGGGACATCTGGTCCGCCGAGGACGCGCTGGAGATGGTGCGGCGGACGGGGTGCGACGGCGTGGTCGTCGGGCGCGGCTGCCAGGGGCGCCCGTGGCTGTTCGCGGACCTCGCAGCGGCGTTCGCCGGAGCGCCGGAGCGCATCCGGCCGGGCGCGCGGTACGTGGCGCAGGTGATCCGTCGGCACGCCGAGCTGATGGTCGAGCACTTCGGCGACGAGGGGAAGGCGCTCCGCGAGCTGCGCAAGCACATGGCCTGGTACTGGAAGGGCTACGTGGTGGGCGGCGAGCAGCGGGCGGCGCTCGGGCTGGTGTCGTCCCTCGCGGAGCTGGACGACCGGCTGGCGGCGCTCGACCTCGACCAGCCGTACCCCGGGGAGGCCGCCGAGGGCCAGCGCGGCCGGGCCGGCACCCCGAAGCGCCCGCACCTCCCGGACGGCTGGCTGGACTCCCGCGAGCTGTCCGAGGAGTTCCGCCGCGCCCTGCACGAGGCCGAGCTGAGCGTCTCCGGCGGCTGA
- a CDS encoding sugar ABC transporter permease, with amino-acid sequence MATDQTTAVRGTRGSRTAPDAPRRLSPRRWWREVGWRHVVALVALVFAIFPILYIVSSSLNPSGSLTGSNRLFGTVALDNYVDLFTDPVHPYAKWFVNTLVIAGVTAVGTVFLGACAAYAFSRFRFRGRRGGLLSLLLIQMFPQLLAYVAIFLLMVMLRDLFPAIGLGSRLGLILVYLGGALGVNTYLMYGFFNTVPRELDEAATLDGASHAQTFFTIILRLVAPILAVVGLLSFVGTFSDFLIASIVLVDPDKQTLAVGLYQYVSQRFSEYWGVFAAGAVLAAVPVILLFQFLQRYIVSGLTAGSVKG; translated from the coding sequence ATGGCCACCGACCAGACCACCGCCGTCCGCGGCACCCGCGGCTCCCGCACCGCCCCCGACGCACCCCGGCGCCTGTCGCCCCGCCGCTGGTGGCGCGAGGTCGGCTGGCGGCACGTCGTCGCCCTCGTGGCGCTCGTGTTCGCGATCTTCCCGATCCTCTACATCGTGTCGTCGTCGCTGAACCCCAGCGGCTCCCTCACGGGGTCGAACCGGCTGTTCGGCACGGTGGCGCTCGACAACTACGTCGACCTGTTCACCGACCCCGTCCACCCGTACGCGAAGTGGTTCGTCAACACGCTCGTCATCGCCGGCGTCACGGCGGTCGGCACCGTGTTCCTCGGGGCGTGCGCGGCGTACGCGTTCTCGCGGTTCCGGTTCCGCGGGCGCCGCGGCGGCCTGCTGTCGCTGCTGCTGATCCAGATGTTCCCGCAGCTGCTGGCCTACGTGGCGATCTTCCTGCTCATGGTCATGCTGCGGGACCTGTTCCCGGCGATCGGCCTGGGCAGCCGGCTCGGCCTGATCCTCGTCTACCTCGGCGGGGCGCTCGGGGTGAACACGTACCTCATGTACGGGTTCTTCAACACGGTCCCGCGCGAGCTGGACGAGGCCGCGACCCTGGACGGCGCCAGCCACGCCCAGACGTTCTTCACGATCATCCTGCGCCTCGTCGCGCCGATCCTCGCCGTCGTGGGCCTGCTGTCGTTCGTCGGCACGTTCTCCGACTTCCTCATCGCGTCGATCGTGCTCGTCGACCCGGACAAGCAGACGCTCGCCGTCGGCCTCTACCAGTACGTCAGCCAGCGGTTCTCGGAGTACTGGGGCGTGTTCGCCGCCGGTGCCGTGCTGGCCGCCGTGCCCGTGATCCTCCTGTTCCAGTTCCTGCAGCGCTACATCGTGTCCGGTCTCACCGCCGGCTCCGTGAAGGGATGA
- a CDS encoding glycoside hydrolase family 13 protein, translated as MATTTTVPAPARRRDTRPAGHLLDVPHHDGSELFAPQEVPSLGDVVPVRLRVPAGTPERGVWVRTVRDAEPHIVPARLDREEGGERWYVAEVPVHNPVTSYRWLLDEPGGYRWLTGRGAFDRDVTDAGDFRLTVHPGAPAWVSDAVVYQIFPDRFARSGTERAFPDWAVPAAWDEEPVGRGPATPVQLYGGDLPGIEQRLDHLQRLGVDTVYLTPVFPSRSNHRYDASTFGHVDPLLGGDEALASLSRALHGRGMRLVGDLTTNHTGDAHEWFRRASADPAAPEREFYYWDGSERGYAAWLDVPSLPKLSYRSRELARRLVDGPDSVIARWLAEPYALDGWRIDVANMTGRFGGDDFAHEVARAVRATMAAANPDAVLVSEHFHDAGGDLTGAGWHANMNYGAFTKPVWTWLVDPATTLDFLGIPTTIPRRSGPSAVATMREFDSTVPWRVTRSQWNMLGSHDTPRLRTVVGSRELVEVAAGLLFTYPGTPALFAGDEGGLTGWNGENARVPMPWDAIEGRDPGRGPRWDAATFDVYRRLIALRRSSRALREGGLRWAVVEDDAVAYLRETADERVLVLAARAPWRGATLPGRLVSGAENLYGGADLRVDAGGVHLPGDGPGVQVWRLA; from the coding sequence ATGGCCACCACGACCACCGTCCCCGCCCCCGCCCGGCGCCGTGACACCCGCCCGGCCGGCCACCTGCTGGACGTGCCGCACCACGACGGCAGCGAGCTGTTCGCGCCGCAGGAGGTCCCGTCGCTGGGTGACGTCGTCCCGGTGCGCCTGCGGGTGCCCGCCGGCACGCCGGAGCGCGGCGTGTGGGTGCGCACCGTCCGGGACGCCGAGCCGCACATCGTGCCGGCGCGCCTCGACCGCGAGGAGGGCGGCGAGCGCTGGTACGTGGCCGAGGTACCGGTGCACAACCCGGTGACGTCGTACCGCTGGCTGCTCGACGAGCCCGGCGGCTACCGCTGGCTGACCGGGCGGGGAGCGTTCGACCGGGACGTCACCGACGCGGGGGACTTCCGGCTGACCGTGCACCCCGGCGCGCCCGCGTGGGTGTCCGACGCGGTGGTCTACCAGATCTTCCCGGACCGGTTCGCGCGGTCCGGGACCGAGCGGGCGTTCCCCGACTGGGCCGTGCCCGCGGCGTGGGACGAGGAGCCGGTCGGACGCGGCCCGGCGACCCCGGTGCAGCTCTACGGCGGCGACCTGCCCGGCATCGAGCAGCGGCTCGACCACCTGCAGCGGCTCGGCGTGGACACCGTGTACCTGACGCCCGTGTTCCCGTCCCGGTCCAACCACCGGTACGACGCCTCCACGTTCGGGCACGTCGACCCGCTGCTGGGCGGCGACGAGGCGCTGGCTTCGCTGAGCCGCGCGCTGCACGGCCGCGGCATGCGGCTCGTCGGCGACCTCACGACCAACCACACCGGCGACGCCCACGAGTGGTTCCGGCGGGCCTCGGCCGACCCGGCGGCGCCGGAGCGCGAGTTCTACTACTGGGACGGTTCCGAGCGCGGGTACGCCGCCTGGCTCGACGTGCCGTCGCTCCCCAAGCTGTCCTACCGCTCCCGTGAGCTGGCCCGCCGCCTCGTCGACGGCCCGGACTCCGTGATCGCCCGGTGGCTGGCCGAGCCCTACGCCCTGGACGGCTGGCGCATCGACGTCGCGAACATGACCGGCCGGTTCGGCGGCGACGACTTCGCGCACGAGGTCGCGCGTGCGGTGCGCGCGACGATGGCGGCCGCCAACCCGGACGCGGTGCTGGTCAGCGAGCACTTCCACGACGCCGGCGGCGACCTCACGGGCGCCGGCTGGCACGCCAACATGAACTACGGCGCGTTCACCAAGCCGGTGTGGACCTGGCTGGTGGACCCGGCGACCACGCTCGACTTCCTCGGCATCCCGACGACGATCCCGCGCCGCAGCGGGCCGTCCGCGGTCGCGACGATGCGGGAGTTCGACTCCACCGTGCCGTGGCGGGTGACGCGCTCGCAGTGGAACATGCTCGGCTCGCACGACACCCCGCGGCTGCGGACGGTGGTCGGCAGCCGCGAGCTGGTCGAGGTCGCCGCGGGGCTGCTGTTCACCTACCCCGGGACCCCGGCGCTGTTCGCGGGCGACGAGGGCGGGCTGACCGGCTGGAACGGGGAGAACGCCCGCGTCCCCATGCCCTGGGACGCCATCGAGGGCCGCGACCCCGGCCGCGGTCCCCGGTGGGACGCCGCGACATTCGACGTGTACCGGCGCCTCATCGCCCTGCGCCGGTCCAGCCGCGCGCTGCGCGAGGGCGGCCTGCGGTGGGCCGTCGTCGAGGACGACGCCGTCGCGTACCTGCGGGAGACCGCGGACGAGCGGGTGCTGGTGCTCGCCGCGCGGGCGCCCTGGCGCGGGGCGACCCTGCCCGGGCGCCTCGTGTCCGGCGCGGAGAACCTGTACGGCGGCGCCGACCTGCGCGTCGACGCCGGCGGGGTGCACCTGCCCGGCGACGGTCCCGGCGTGCAGGTCTGGCGGCTGGCGTGA
- a CDS encoding glycoside hydrolase family 13 protein, protein MTAVLPQALTAPAVVHHPDAADGPWWRDAVIYQVYPRSFADGNGDGIGDLPGITARLGHLAALGVDAVWLSPFYRSPQADAGYDVADYRDVDPLFGTLADFDALLARAHDLGLRVVVDLVPNHTSDEHAWFAEALRTPPGSPERARYLFRDGRGPDGSLPPNNWDSIFGGPAWTRLTPEQHGVDDGQWYLHLFDSKQPDLDWTNPEVRAEFEDVLRFWLDRGVDGFRVDVAHGMVKADGLPDWDGHVSMIEGSDDGDAADPADAVSGSGNQGPMFDQDGVHEIYRSWRAVLDEYDGDRMLVAEAWVEPLSRLARYVRPDEMHQAFNFAFLATGWDAPALRRVIAASYAVNDSVGAPTTWVLSNHDVVRHHSRLGLPDPTSRPNGIGAADEQPDEELGLRRGRAATLLLLGLPGSAYLYQGEELGLPEHTALDDALRQDPAYFRTGGAELGRDGCRVPLPWSAQEPGFGYSATGDTWLPQPASWAAYAADAQDGVPGSTLELYRAALRLRRAEGLGTGGAAWEPAYDGQDHVIAVRNGDVLVVANLGSAPVPLPDGAELLLASGLPGDAPAGAELPADTTVWLRTR, encoded by the coding sequence GTGACCGCTGTCCTCCCCCAGGCCCTGACCGCCCCCGCCGTGGTCCACCACCCCGACGCCGCCGACGGCCCCTGGTGGCGTGACGCCGTGATCTACCAGGTGTACCCGCGCTCGTTCGCCGACGGGAACGGTGACGGCATCGGCGACCTGCCGGGCATCACCGCGCGCCTCGGCCACCTCGCCGCCCTCGGCGTCGACGCGGTGTGGCTGTCGCCGTTCTACCGCTCCCCGCAGGCGGACGCCGGCTACGACGTCGCCGACTACCGGGACGTCGACCCGCTGTTCGGCACGCTCGCCGACTTCGACGCGCTGCTCGCCCGCGCGCACGACCTCGGGCTGCGCGTCGTCGTCGACCTCGTGCCGAACCACACCTCCGACGAGCACGCCTGGTTCGCCGAGGCGCTGCGCACGCCTCCCGGGTCGCCCGAGCGCGCGCGGTACCTGTTCCGCGACGGGCGCGGTCCGGACGGTTCCCTGCCGCCCAACAACTGGGACTCCATCTTCGGCGGCCCCGCCTGGACGCGGCTCACCCCCGAGCAGCACGGCGTCGACGACGGCCAGTGGTACCTGCACCTCTTCGACTCCAAGCAGCCGGACCTCGACTGGACGAACCCGGAGGTCCGCGCGGAGTTCGAGGACGTGCTGCGGTTCTGGCTGGACCGCGGGGTCGACGGCTTCCGCGTCGACGTCGCGCACGGCATGGTCAAGGCCGACGGGCTGCCCGACTGGGACGGGCACGTGTCGATGATCGAGGGCAGCGACGACGGGGACGCCGCGGACCCCGCCGACGCCGTCAGCGGCTCCGGCAACCAGGGCCCGATGTTCGACCAGGACGGCGTGCACGAGATCTACCGCTCCTGGCGGGCGGTCCTCGACGAGTACGACGGCGACCGGATGCTCGTCGCCGAGGCCTGGGTCGAGCCGCTGTCCCGCCTGGCCCGGTACGTCCGGCCCGACGAGATGCACCAGGCGTTCAACTTCGCGTTCCTGGCCACCGGGTGGGACGCGCCGGCGCTGCGCCGGGTCATCGCGGCGTCGTACGCCGTGAACGACTCGGTCGGCGCCCCCACCACGTGGGTCCTGTCCAACCACGACGTCGTGCGGCACCACTCCCGCCTCGGCCTGCCGGACCCCACCTCGCGGCCCAACGGGATCGGCGCCGCGGACGAGCAGCCGGACGAGGAGCTCGGCCTGCGGCGCGGCCGGGCGGCGACCCTGCTGCTGCTCGGGCTGCCCGGCTCGGCGTACCTGTACCAGGGCGAGGAGCTCGGCCTGCCCGAGCACACGGCGCTCGACGACGCGCTGCGGCAGGACCCGGCGTACTTCCGGACGGGCGGCGCCGAGCTCGGCCGGGACGGCTGCCGCGTGCCGCTGCCGTGGTCCGCGCAGGAGCCAGGGTTCGGGTACTCGGCCACCGGCGACACCTGGCTGCCGCAGCCCGCGTCGTGGGCGGCGTACGCGGCGGATGCCCAGGACGGCGTCCCGGGGTCCACGCTCGAGCTGTACCGGGCGGCGCTGCGCCTGCGTCGCGCGGAGGGCCTCGGGACGGGCGGGGCGGCGTGGGAGCCGGCGTACGACGGCCAGGACCACGTGATCGCGGTGCGCAACGGGGACGTGCTCGTCGTCGCGAACCTCGGCTCGGCCCCGGTGCCCCTGCCGGACGGCGCCGAGCTGCTGCTCGCCTCGGGCCTGCCGGGCGACGCCCCGGCGGGCGCTGAGCTCCCCGCGGACACGACCGTCTGGCTCCGCACCCGCTGA
- a CDS encoding aminoglycoside N(3)-acetyltransferase: MTAGPGAGPVVTPERLVDDLRALGVRPGGVLLAHVSLSSLGRVVGGAEAVALALETALGPDGTLVVPTQSWQLCDPAYLADPSVPRAAWEAARAALPPYDPRTTPSRSMGAVAEAVRTRPGTLRSGHPHRSFAARGPLAAEVVARHDLDDPVGEGSPLSAVHRRDGQVLLLGVDHDKNTSLHLAEARSGTATARVPNAAPLLERGRRVWVPFTEPVVDDSDFVAAGRDFAAAGRERTGAVGRATARLMDQRALVAHAAAWFARTRPARADGSGGPGSGAGRG, from the coding sequence GTGACCGCGGGGCCGGGCGCCGGCCCCGTCGTCACGCCCGAGCGGCTGGTCGACGACCTGCGGGCGCTCGGTGTCCGGCCCGGGGGCGTGCTGCTGGCGCACGTCAGCCTGTCCTCGCTCGGGCGGGTCGTCGGGGGCGCCGAGGCCGTGGCGCTCGCGCTCGAGACCGCGCTCGGACCGGACGGCACGCTCGTGGTGCCGACCCAGAGCTGGCAGCTCTGCGACCCGGCGTACCTGGCGGATCCGAGCGTGCCGCGCGCCGCGTGGGAGGCGGCCCGCGCGGCGCTGCCGCCGTACGACCCGCGGACCACGCCGAGCCGGTCGATGGGCGCCGTCGCGGAGGCCGTGCGCACCCGGCCCGGCACGCTGCGGTCCGGGCACCCGCACCGGTCGTTCGCCGCGCGCGGGCCGCTGGCCGCCGAGGTCGTCGCGCGCCACGACCTGGACGACCCGGTCGGGGAGGGGTCGCCGCTGTCGGCCGTGCACCGGCGCGACGGCCAGGTGCTGCTGCTCGGCGTGGACCACGACAAGAACACCTCCCTGCACCTCGCCGAGGCGCGCTCCGGAACGGCGACCGCCCGCGTCCCGAACGCGGCCCCGCTGCTCGAGCGGGGCCGCCGGGTGTGGGTGCCGTTCACCGAGCCCGTGGTGGACGACAGCGACTTCGTCGCGGCCGGGCGGGACTTCGCGGCGGCCGGGCGCGAGCGCACCGGTGCCGTCGGCCGGGCCACGGCGCGGCTCATGGACCAGCGGGCGCTCGTCGCGCACGCGGCCGCCTGGTTCGCGCGCACCCGGCCGGCGCGTGCGGACGGGTCCGGCGGGCCGGGGTCGGGTGCCGGGCGAGGCTGA
- a CDS encoding ABC transporter permease subunit, producing MSRTTTPPAASPRSRTARGPSAGPAGPDGPRGPRTWIGAQTFSAGFVVKLVLVGLVDALGVYGVLASAAQQQWGVLAFLVAALLVVNLVYFSRRAVPGKYLVPGLVFLLVYQVFVVAYTGWTAFTNYGDGHNSTREDAVEAILVQDEARVPDSPTYALSVVTRGDELAFAVVDPEGDALVGATEQPLEPADGADVEGGRAVALDGYDVLDFAQVVARQSDVFAMRVPLSDDPNDGSLRTTDGSAGYVYASTMVYDEAAGTITDTTTGTVYTADETEGSFVAEDGTALGTGWRVFVGLENFSRVLADPSLRGPFVGVLLWTFGFAIGSVVLTFGLGLFLAITLNDWRVRGRTVYRSLLILPYAFPAFLSALVWRGMLNRDFGFVNQTLLGGAEIPWLTDPVLAKVAVLTVNLWLGFPYMFLICTGALQSIPHEVYEAGRLDGAKPWRMFRSLTMPLLLVSTAPLLISSFAFNFNNFNVVYLTTEGGPQDLSAPVDVGASDILITFVYKIAFGGVNRQYGLACAISILIFLIVATVSAISFRKTRALEELG from the coding sequence ATGAGCCGCACGACGACGCCCCCCGCGGCGTCCCCCCGATCCCGGACGGCCCGCGGACCGTCCGCCGGCCCCGCCGGCCCGGACGGGCCCCGGGGCCCGCGGACCTGGATCGGCGCCCAGACGTTCTCGGCCGGCTTCGTCGTCAAGCTCGTGCTCGTCGGCCTGGTCGACGCGCTCGGCGTGTACGGGGTCCTGGCGTCCGCGGCGCAGCAGCAGTGGGGCGTCCTGGCGTTCCTCGTCGCGGCGCTGCTCGTCGTCAACCTCGTCTACTTCTCGCGCCGTGCCGTGCCGGGCAAGTACCTGGTGCCCGGGCTGGTCTTCCTGCTCGTCTACCAGGTGTTCGTCGTGGCCTACACGGGCTGGACGGCGTTCACGAACTACGGCGACGGCCACAACTCGACGCGGGAGGACGCCGTCGAGGCGATCCTCGTGCAGGACGAGGCCCGCGTCCCGGACTCGCCGACCTACGCCCTGTCGGTCGTCACGCGCGGCGACGAGCTGGCCTTCGCCGTCGTCGACCCCGAGGGGGACGCGCTGGTCGGCGCGACCGAGCAGCCGCTGGAGCCGGCCGACGGGGCCGACGTCGAGGGCGGCCGGGCCGTGGCGCTCGACGGGTACGACGTGCTCGACTTCGCGCAGGTCGTCGCGCGGCAGTCGGACGTGTTCGCGATGCGGGTGCCGCTGTCGGACGACCCGAACGACGGCAGCCTGCGCACCACGGACGGCTCCGCCGGCTACGTGTACGCCTCCACGATGGTCTACGACGAGGCCGCCGGGACGATCACGGACACGACGACCGGCACCGTGTACACGGCCGACGAGACCGAGGGGTCCTTCGTCGCGGAGGACGGCACGGCGCTCGGCACCGGCTGGCGGGTGTTCGTCGGGCTCGAGAACTTCTCCCGCGTGCTGGCCGACCCCTCGCTGCGCGGCCCGTTCGTCGGCGTGCTGCTGTGGACCTTCGGGTTCGCGATCGGCTCGGTCGTCCTGACCTTCGGGCTCGGCCTGTTCCTCGCCATCACGCTGAACGACTGGCGCGTGCGGGGCCGGACGGTCTACCGGTCGCTGCTGATCCTGCCGTACGCGTTCCCGGCGTTCCTGTCCGCCCTGGTGTGGCGCGGCATGCTCAACCGCGACTTCGGGTTCGTGAACCAGACGCTGCTCGGCGGCGCGGAGATCCCGTGGCTGACGGACCCGGTGCTGGCCAAGGTCGCGGTGCTCACCGTCAACCTGTGGCTCGGCTTCCCGTACATGTTCCTCATCTGCACCGGGGCGCTGCAGTCGATCCCGCACGAGGTCTACGAGGCGGGACGGCTCGACGGTGCGAAGCCGTGGCGGATGTTCCGGTCGCTGACGATGCCGCTGCTGCTGGTGTCGACCGCCCCGCTGCTGATCTCGAGCTTCGCCTTCAACTTCAACAACTTCAACGTCGTCTACCTGACCACCGAGGGCGGGCCGCAGGACCTGTCCGCGCCGGTCGACGTCGGGGCGAGCGACATCCTCATCACCTTCGTCTACAAGATCGCGTTCGGCGGCGTGAACCGGCAGTACGGCCTGGCCTGCGCCATCTCGATCCTCATCTTCCTGATCGTCGCGACCGTCTCCGCGATCAGCTTCCGCAAGACCCGCGCGCTCGAGGAGCTGGGCTGA
- a CDS encoding maltose ABC transporter substrate-binding protein — protein sequence MRRSIPVLATALGLSLVLAGCSGGGDEPASGDEPTKPAESAGTLTVWVDDTRSGPVKEVAQTFEADTGVTVKFVQKDFGDIRDDFISQVPTGQGPDIIVGAHDWLGKLVQNGVVAPIELGDKAGDFLDVAIDAMSYDGTLYGLPYSVENIGLVRNNALVSEPTPDTFDALVEQAKAAGTEHSVLIQQDETTGDPYHLYPLQTSFGAPVFATDDTGAYDGSQLAMDTEQGRAFAAYVGKLGAEGVLKTTVSGDIAKEAFLAGQAPYMITGPWNVGDFVDAGMDVSIEPIPSAGGQESQPFVGVQGFFISAKSENALLANEFVVNYLGTEDVQLALYEAGGRAPALSAAVDTIADDPVVAGFAEVGKNGVPMPSIPAMDSVWSDWGATQVAIINQQGDPGEMWTQMCASIAAKIAAA from the coding sequence ATGCGACGGAGCATCCCCGTGCTGGCGACCGCTCTGGGCCTGTCCCTGGTGCTCGCCGGCTGCTCGGGCGGCGGCGACGAGCCCGCGAGCGGCGACGAGCCCACGAAGCCGGCCGAGTCCGCCGGCACCCTCACGGTCTGGGTGGACGACACGCGGTCCGGCCCGGTCAAGGAGGTCGCGCAGACCTTCGAGGCCGACACCGGCGTGACCGTGAAGTTCGTCCAGAAGGACTTCGGCGACATCCGCGACGACTTCATCTCGCAGGTGCCGACCGGCCAGGGCCCGGACATCATCGTCGGCGCCCACGACTGGCTCGGGAAGCTCGTGCAGAACGGCGTCGTCGCGCCGATCGAGCTCGGCGACAAGGCCGGGGACTTCCTCGACGTCGCGATCGACGCGATGAGCTACGACGGCACGCTGTACGGCCTGCCGTACTCGGTGGAGAACATCGGCCTGGTGCGCAACAACGCGCTGGTGAGCGAGCCGACGCCGGACACGTTCGACGCCCTGGTCGAGCAGGCCAAGGCCGCCGGCACGGAGCACTCGGTCCTGATCCAGCAGGACGAGACCACCGGTGACCCGTACCACCTGTACCCGCTGCAGACGTCGTTCGGCGCCCCGGTGTTCGCCACCGACGACACCGGCGCGTACGACGGCTCGCAGCTCGCGATGGACACCGAGCAGGGCCGGGCGTTCGCGGCGTACGTCGGCAAGCTCGGCGCCGAGGGCGTGCTGAAGACGACGGTCTCCGGCGACATCGCCAAGGAGGCCTTCCTGGCCGGCCAGGCGCCGTACATGATCACCGGCCCGTGGAACGTCGGCGACTTCGTGGACGCCGGCATGGACGTCTCCATCGAGCCGATCCCGTCGGCAGGCGGCCAGGAGTCGCAGCCGTTCGTCGGCGTCCAGGGCTTCTTCATCTCGGCCAAGAGCGAGAACGCGCTGCTCGCCAACGAGTTCGTCGTGAACTACCTCGGCACCGAGGACGTCCAGCTCGCGCTGTACGAGGCCGGCGGCCGCGCCCCGGCGCTCAGCGCGGCGGTCGACACGATCGCCGACGACCCGGTCGTCGCGGGCTTCGCCGAGGTCGGCAAGAACGGCGTGCCGATGCCGTCCATCCCCGCGATGGACTCCGTCTGGTCCGACTGGGGCGCCACGCAGGTGGCGATCATCAACCAGCAGGGCGACCCGGGCGAGATGTGGACGCAGATGTGCGCGTCCATCGCCGCCAAGATCGCCGCGGCCTGA
- a CDS encoding LacI family DNA-binding transcriptional regulator, with translation MSLTLATVRTRLTDLADQAGVSTATVSRVLNGKSGVSTQAREAVLAALDVLGYERPEKLRTRSSGLVGLVVPELSNPVFPAMAQSVESMLTRRGYTPLLCTQSPGGTTEDHYVEILLDHDVAGIVFVSGLHADTTASTERYHALRGRGLPIVLVNGRAADVDAPAVATDDAVAVDQAFTHLLALGHRSIGLATGPTRFVPARRKHARFAELLRDRLGIEDPSGHVVATLFTVEGGVQAAHELLDSGHTAIICGSDLMALGAIRAARSRGLDVPGDVSVVGYDDSPLIGFTDPPLTTVRQPVQAMAQAAVQALMSEIAGTPAPRAELLIHPELIVRGSTGAAPREPGASA, from the coding sequence GTGTCCCTTACGCTCGCCACCGTGCGCACCCGCCTGACGGACCTCGCCGACCAGGCGGGGGTCTCCACCGCGACGGTCTCGCGCGTCCTCAACGGGAAGTCCGGCGTGTCGACCCAGGCGCGGGAGGCGGTCCTCGCCGCCCTCGACGTGCTCGGGTACGAGCGGCCCGAGAAGCTCCGGACACGCTCGAGCGGCCTCGTCGGCCTCGTCGTTCCCGAGCTGTCCAACCCGGTGTTCCCTGCCATGGCGCAGTCCGTCGAGTCGATGCTCACGCGCCGCGGGTACACGCCCCTGCTCTGCACGCAGTCCCCCGGCGGCACCACCGAGGACCACTACGTCGAGATCCTCCTGGACCACGACGTGGCCGGCATCGTGTTCGTCTCCGGCCTGCACGCGGACACCACGGCCTCGACCGAGCGCTACCACGCGCTACGGGGCCGCGGCCTGCCGATCGTGCTGGTCAACGGACGCGCCGCCGACGTGGACGCCCCCGCCGTCGCCACCGACGACGCGGTGGCCGTCGACCAGGCGTTCACCCACCTGCTCGCGCTCGGGCACCGGTCCATCGGCCTGGCCACCGGACCCACCCGGTTCGTCCCGGCACGACGCAAGCACGCGCGGTTCGCCGAGCTGCTGCGCGACCGGCTCGGGATCGAGGACCCGTCCGGTCACGTCGTCGCCACGCTGTTCACCGTCGAGGGCGGCGTCCAGGCTGCGCACGAGCTGCTCGACTCCGGGCACACCGCGATCATCTGCGGGTCCGACCTCATGGCCCTGGGCGCCATCCGCGCCGCACGGTCCCGGGGCCTGGACGTGCCCGGGGACGTGTCGGTGGTCGGCTACGACGACTCGCCCCTCATCGGGTTCACCGACCCGCCGCTCACGACCGTCCGGCAGCCGGTGCAGGCCATGGCCCAGGCCGCCGTCCAGGCGCTCATGAGCGAGATCGCCGGCACGCCCGCCCCCCGGGCCGAGCTGCTGATCCACCCCGAGCTGATCGTCCGGGGATCCACCGGCGCCGCGCCGCGCGAGCCCGGCGCGAGCGCCTGA